In Stieleria varia, one genomic interval encodes:
- a CDS encoding alpha/beta hydrolase — MKILFLHGWHSVVGGVKPTYLKDAGHIVINPSLDDDDFEAAVRTAQAEYNRHSPDVIVGSSRGGAVAVNMQSADTPMVLLCPAWQNWGTANTVKPNTIILHSRKDDVIPFANSEELVANSNLVPESLIAVGNDHRLADPAPLQAMLKACEDLT, encoded by the coding sequence ATGAAGATCCTTTTCTTGCACGGGTGGCACAGCGTTGTCGGAGGCGTCAAGCCGACGTACCTAAAAGACGCCGGGCACATTGTCATCAACCCGTCTCTTGACGATGACGACTTTGAGGCTGCCGTCCGCACCGCGCAAGCCGAATACAATCGACACAGTCCCGATGTGATCGTCGGCTCGTCTCGTGGCGGGGCGGTTGCCGTGAACATGCAAAGTGCAGACACGCCAATGGTCCTGCTGTGTCCAGCATGGCAGAATTGGGGCACCGCAAACACGGTAAAACCCAACACCATCATTCTGCATTCACGCAAAGACGATGTGATTCCGTTTGCCAATTCGGAAGAGCTCGTCGCCAACAGCAACCTGGTGCCAGAGTCGTTGATTGCGGTTGGCAATGATCACCGTTTGGCTGACCCTGCACCTCTGCAGGCGATGCTCAAGGCGTGCGAGGATCTGACATGA
- a CDS encoding DUF2199 domain-containing protein, producing the protein MTKASSQSGFLCATCGKYHDELPMEFGANAPAMLANVPEAERQDRCELTDDLCVIDEEFFFIRGCLELPVVDHDDPFIWGVWASLSKESFMRCHEIWQQAGREAQPPFFGWLSTSLPLYPDTLNLKTQVHTRRVGERPFIELEPTEHPLAIEQRSGITMGRVREIAGALLHL; encoded by the coding sequence ATGACCAAAGCCAGTTCACAATCCGGTTTCCTGTGTGCGACGTGCGGCAAGTACCACGACGAATTGCCGATGGAGTTCGGTGCGAACGCTCCGGCAATGCTCGCCAACGTCCCGGAAGCCGAGCGACAGGATCGCTGCGAATTGACGGACGACCTCTGTGTGATCGATGAAGAGTTCTTTTTCATTCGCGGCTGCCTTGAATTGCCAGTGGTCGACCATGACGATCCCTTCATTTGGGGCGTATGGGCTTCACTCAGTAAAGAAAGCTTCATGCGTTGCCACGAGATTTGGCAGCAGGCCGGTCGAGAAGCTCAGCCGCCGTTTTTTGGCTGGCTCTCCACTTCGCTTCCTCTGTATCCCGACACATTGAACCTAAAGACTCAAGTCCATACCCGGCGTGTGGGCGAGCGACCTTTCATCGAACTTGAGCCTACCGAGCATCCACTGGCCATCGAACAACGCAGCGGCATTACAATGGGTCGAGTGCGAGAGATCGCAGGCGCGTTGCTGCACCTCTGA
- a CDS encoding SPFH domain-containing protein, whose amino-acid sequence MSSQPVSSHTANHVEIVEQVLSTPMPGWGPLFGGLIGMLASVGLIIVSAAMGTTAILIPLWILLLLACFISLFGLVAVQPNDSRVLLLFGEYRGTIKSSGFYWVNPFYSKRKVSLRIRNFETGSSTTPEQKNQQGIVTQHKTRSAGRPSKVNDSDGNPIEISAVVVWKVVDTAEALFEVDDYENYVEVQSEAALRNLATRYPYDSTDNEISLRGSTDEICDRLREDIQDRLGKAGVSVLEARISHLAYAQEIAAAMLQRQQASAVVAARTKIVDGAVGMVEMALEHLKRDQIVELDAQQRASLVSNLLVVLCSDRHTQPVVQTGV is encoded by the coding sequence GTGTCCAGCCAACCCGTGTCCAGTCACACCGCAAATCATGTCGAAATCGTTGAACAAGTCCTCTCCACCCCAATGCCCGGCTGGGGACCTCTCTTTGGCGGATTGATCGGAATGTTGGCGTCCGTGGGATTGATCATCGTGTCTGCTGCGATGGGAACGACGGCCATCCTGATCCCACTTTGGATCTTGCTTCTGCTGGCTTGTTTCATCTCTTTGTTCGGGTTGGTTGCCGTCCAACCAAACGATTCACGCGTCCTGTTGCTCTTTGGTGAGTATCGCGGAACAATCAAATCGTCAGGGTTCTATTGGGTCAACCCGTTTTACTCAAAGCGAAAGGTGAGTCTGCGGATTCGGAACTTCGAGACGGGGTCGTCAACCACTCCTGAGCAAAAGAATCAGCAGGGAATCGTTACTCAGCACAAGACTCGCTCGGCAGGACGTCCTTCCAAAGTGAACGACAGTGATGGCAATCCGATCGAGATTTCTGCGGTGGTGGTTTGGAAGGTCGTCGATACCGCAGAAGCCTTGTTCGAAGTCGATGACTATGAAAACTACGTCGAAGTGCAAAGCGAAGCTGCGTTGAGAAATCTGGCCACTCGGTATCCCTACGACAGCACCGACAACGAGATTTCTTTGCGAGGCAGCACCGATGAAATCTGCGATCGATTGCGTGAAGACATTCAAGACCGCCTGGGCAAAGCAGGTGTGAGCGTGCTGGAAGCTCGTATCAGTCACCTTGCCTACGCTCAAGAGATCGCGGCTGCCATGCTGCAGCGGCAACAAGCCAGTGCCGTCGTCGCAGCCAGAACCAAGATCGTCGACGGTGCGGTCGGAATGGTCGAGATGGCGCTTGAGCATCTCAAGCGGGACCAGATCGTCGAACTCGATGCGCAGCAACGTGCGTCGCTGGTCTCCAATTTACTGGTCGTCTTGTGTAGCGACCGACATACTCAACCCGTCGTCCAAACGGGAGTCTAG
- a CDS encoding ankyrin repeat domain-containing protein, protein MLHKNRLLERLALLVLPVLLCGANLSGAQGELAPLSVESNIVESDAIATPVQQRTLHQRLCELNPNWSDKTPNQDAVAKINAVDDDVALIQAHFSLVIERLETADVGHLTSSQLAQRIANIQSLREYMIAGEFPQNIFVPGRRPVFIDPWGTHCAVGYLIATSGHSELANRINQEHQLDVLCDIKTRGLPQWQTASGLSVAELALIQPHYAFRNFSQSIEYPAEIESLILGDSTAVIEALESGKLNVESRCGGKTLLHFAAAAGDLELAKRLVKQGADLNALSTMGCDEAEIAKAGNHRRFEVRWDAATLVTQVRYSSAMGRVYNSTSGSYVADVLQDFFGGMDGKNALHYATAAPRASGNRPVAYMIHGYGFQKPFGKPSTEISPMQQLKNRRAEVAQWLREQGLE, encoded by the coding sequence ATGCTTCATAAAAATCGTTTGCTCGAACGCCTCGCCCTGCTCGTTCTGCCTGTCCTGCTGTGTGGGGCCAATTTGTCCGGGGCACAGGGTGAACTTGCCCCTCTTTCAGTCGAAAGTAACATTGTCGAAAGTGACGCCATCGCGACTCCTGTCCAACAGCGGACACTGCACCAGCGACTGTGCGAGCTGAATCCCAACTGGTCGGACAAAACGCCAAACCAGGACGCTGTTGCCAAGATCAACGCCGTGGACGATGACGTCGCTTTGATCCAAGCTCATTTTTCATTGGTGATTGAGCGACTAGAAACTGCGGACGTTGGACATCTGACATCCTCGCAATTGGCTCAGCGAATCGCAAACATTCAAAGCCTGCGAGAGTACATGATCGCGGGAGAGTTTCCTCAAAACATCTTTGTCCCTGGACGTCGTCCTGTGTTCATCGACCCGTGGGGCACTCACTGTGCCGTGGGGTATCTGATTGCCACATCGGGGCATTCTGAACTGGCGAATCGGATCAACCAAGAACATCAATTGGATGTGCTGTGCGACATCAAAACACGGGGGCTGCCGCAGTGGCAAACTGCATCCGGGCTGAGCGTAGCCGAACTGGCTTTGATTCAGCCGCACTACGCGTTTCGGAATTTCAGTCAGTCGATTGAGTATCCCGCAGAGATCGAATCGTTGATTCTGGGAGACTCGACGGCAGTGATCGAGGCCTTGGAGAGTGGCAAGCTGAACGTGGAAAGTCGCTGCGGGGGTAAGACGCTATTGCACTTCGCCGCCGCCGCAGGCGACTTGGAGTTGGCCAAACGCTTGGTGAAGCAGGGCGCCGACCTGAACGCCCTTTCCACGATGGGCTGTGACGAAGCGGAGATCGCCAAGGCGGGAAACCATCGCCGTTTTGAGGTTCGCTGGGACGCAGCGACTTTGGTCACTCAGGTCAGGTACTCATCGGCGATGGGACGAGTTTACAACTCCACCTCAGGTTCTTATGTCGCCGACGTCCTGCAAGATTTTTTCGGTGGGATGGATGGCAAGAATGCATTGCACTATGCGACGGCGGCGCCACGTGCATCGGGGAATCGTCCCGTTGCGTACATGATTCATGGATACGGATTTCAGAAACCGTTTGGCAAACCCTCGACCGAGATCAGCCCTATGCAGCAACTGAAGAACCGTCGCGCGGAAGTCGCTCAGTGGCTCCGCGAGCAAGGTTTGGAGTAG
- a CDS encoding type IV secretory system conjugative DNA transfer family protein, with protein MSTKKPKPKTTSRPPASKKSSEPGEQCIVLGHQSQYQSELGFHTQKHPPPRKRGDLVRYSGDGHLITIAPTRAGKGVGTVIPNLLSYQGPVVVIDPKAEAYHVTARRRRELGHQVVRLDPFGVVDEPSDCLNPFDVLRLTGADLESDSQLLAELMATVNQSTKEPFWDIQAKAIHSGLIANASSDTEGRANLNSIVDSLHGDDPSYRMAVLLDVMGKQMNQMAYREIAATIAMPDVTRGGVLATAQSYVKSLMSPAVAGTLSETSFSLQDVVDGKPLSIYLIIPPDRLVSHRPLMKLWIGTLMKAILSRRHRPKLNTLLMIDEAAQLGNFPLLETLMTLAAGYGVWVHTIWQDLSQLRGNYPTTWRTILNNCAVVQTFGIYNRDMATQWGDYLDSGPNVLRSLSDNEQIVSIHGQGELRCRRLNYLTDPIFQGQFDANRFYEPASKKEPKTARSRQKSPDPGRNRAPR; from the coding sequence ATGAGCACCAAGAAACCAAAACCGAAAACGACCAGCCGGCCCCCAGCCTCCAAGAAGAGTTCGGAGCCCGGTGAGCAATGCATTGTTTTGGGTCACCAGTCCCAGTACCAGTCGGAACTTGGGTTCCACACTCAAAAACATCCACCGCCTCGAAAACGTGGTGATCTGGTGCGGTACAGCGGCGACGGCCACTTGATCACGATAGCGCCCACTCGCGCGGGCAAAGGCGTGGGCACGGTGATCCCAAACCTGCTGTCCTATCAGGGACCCGTCGTCGTGATCGACCCAAAGGCCGAGGCGTATCACGTCACGGCGCGACGTCGCCGTGAACTGGGGCATCAAGTCGTCCGCTTGGATCCATTCGGCGTGGTCGACGAACCTTCGGACTGCCTCAATCCCTTTGATGTGCTGAGACTGACGGGCGCCGATTTGGAAAGCGATTCACAGTTGCTGGCCGAGTTGATGGCAACCGTCAACCAATCCACCAAAGAACCTTTCTGGGACATTCAAGCCAAAGCGATTCACTCGGGACTGATCGCCAACGCCAGCTCCGACACGGAAGGCCGAGCGAATTTGAATTCCATCGTCGACTCGTTGCACGGAGACGACCCATCGTACCGCATGGCCGTTCTGCTCGACGTGATGGGGAAACAGATGAATCAAATGGCGTACCGAGAGATTGCCGCCACCATCGCCATGCCGGATGTCACACGTGGGGGCGTCCTGGCCACGGCTCAGTCGTATGTCAAATCTTTGATGAGCCCGGCGGTCGCCGGAACGTTATCGGAAACCAGTTTCTCGCTCCAGGACGTGGTCGATGGCAAACCGCTGTCGATCTACCTGATCATTCCACCGGATCGCCTGGTCAGCCACCGTCCGCTGATGAAACTCTGGATCGGCACTTTGATGAAAGCCATCTTGAGCCGACGCCACCGCCCCAAGCTCAACACGCTGCTGATGATCGACGAAGCCGCGCAGTTGGGAAATTTCCCGCTCCTGGAAACGCTGATGACGCTCGCGGCCGGCTACGGTGTGTGGGTCCACACCATTTGGCAGGACTTGAGCCAACTGCGGGGCAACTACCCCACAACGTGGCGAACCATTTTGAACAACTGCGCCGTGGTGCAGACGTTTGGCATCTACAATCGGGACATGGCAACTCAGTGGGGCGACTACCTCGACTCGGGGCCAAATGTACTGAGAAGCCTTTCGGACAACGAACAGATCGTTTCGATCCACGGTCAAGGCGAATTGCGATGCCGTCGCTTGAACTACTTGACGGACCCAATTTTCCAAGGCCAGTTCGACGCCAATCGTTTCTACGAACCGGCGTCCAAGAAGGAGCCCAAGACGGCCAGGAGCCGACAGAAGTCGCCTGATCCCGGCCGGAACCGAGCTCCAAGGTGA
- a CDS encoding DUF255 domain-containing protein produces the protein MRIAVLAVVAIAAVGMNASKACAEIAWEGNLRAAHAKAQQEGKLMLLHFYRDNCVWCDRLEAGSFQNPQVSAAINQQFVPVKIHGTKNPKLAEMFKITRYPTDVIVTTDGKALSHNTSPQEPEKYIAMLSGGLQASKAAGTMIAAQAPAAQAPAVQAPAAQPSAGQSVATSQQPAVSQPPSYAQAAAIAAAPPSAPQPSAPAVAASNMPTQVPASTGTQPQSNQFVLPHAVPGATTGQLTGARMDAPRADSMSLTLPVQPTAQAASSAQQQVVSQTPPLPKNESTPELALQGFCAVSLLNNDGWVEGKTEFGVIHLGKLYLFASKEAMDLFVQDPIPYTPMLNEIDVVRFFEERRIVAGKREWGVKDPIHGRMFFFADKAARDHFEMSFERYLDASIKVMEQAIQDANPGT, from the coding sequence ATGCGAATTGCAGTCCTCGCTGTAGTAGCGATCGCCGCCGTTGGAATGAATGCAAGCAAGGCTTGCGCGGAAATCGCCTGGGAAGGCAACTTGCGAGCAGCCCACGCCAAGGCTCAGCAGGAGGGCAAGCTGATGCTCCTGCACTTCTATCGAGACAACTGCGTGTGGTGCGATCGCTTGGAGGCCGGTTCGTTTCAGAACCCACAAGTTTCCGCGGCGATCAACCAGCAGTTCGTGCCGGTCAAGATTCACGGAACCAAGAATCCCAAGCTCGCCGAAATGTTCAAGATCACGCGGTATCCCACCGACGTGATCGTGACCACGGACGGCAAGGCCCTGTCGCACAACACCAGCCCACAAGAGCCGGAGAAATACATCGCGATGTTGTCGGGAGGCCTGCAAGCCTCCAAAGCGGCCGGCACGATGATCGCTGCTCAGGCTCCGGCTGCTCAGGCTCCGGCAGTTCAGGCACCTGCGGCACAACCATCCGCTGGTCAAAGTGTGGCGACGTCCCAACAGCCCGCCGTGTCGCAGCCGCCGTCCTATGCCCAGGCCGCCGCGATCGCAGCAGCACCGCCGTCGGCTCCACAACCGTCCGCGCCGGCAGTTGCCGCGTCCAACATGCCCACTCAAGTTCCCGCATCGACCGGGACTCAGCCACAATCCAATCAATTCGTGTTGCCGCACGCGGTTCCCGGTGCCACGACGGGGCAGTTGACTGGTGCTCGGATGGATGCACCGCGGGCTGATTCGATGTCGTTGACGTTGCCTGTTCAACCGACCGCCCAAGCAGCGAGCTCTGCTCAACAGCAAGTCGTTTCTCAAACACCACCTTTGCCAAAGAATGAATCAACACCGGAATTGGCGTTGCAAGGTTTCTGTGCCGTCTCGCTGCTGAACAACGATGGCTGGGTCGAGGGCAAGACAGAATTTGGCGTGATCCATCTCGGCAAGCTCTACTTGTTCGCAAGCAAGGAAGCGATGGATCTGTTCGTCCAGGACCCCATCCCCTACACGCCGATGCTCAATGAAATCGACGTCGTTCGATTCTTCGAAGAACGCCGCATCGTTGCCGGCAAACGCGAGTGGGGCGTCAAGGATCCGATCCATGGACGCATGTTCTTCTTTGCCGACAAAGCCGCCCGGGATCACTTTGAAATGTCGTTCGAGCGATACCTCGACGCGTCTATCAAGGTGATGGAGCAGGCCATTCAGGATGCGAATCCCGGTACCTAG
- a CDS encoding alpha/beta hydrolase — MSILDHPAVSGRYLFPQDRFVDDPFFVETSGAVLACYRKVIDPTQFTMVHFHGNGEAVADYVPFLTDVFAEMGLNSLFVEYREYGGSSGEAQLVAMLDDGESALNAAEIPPEKAIVFGRSIGSLYAIELAHRQPTVAGLIIESGIADPSERFLTYADLQSAGFDEVDVKAEVKRHFNHKRKLSGYTKPLLQLHTENDGLIDISHAERNHKWAGSREKRLVRFPHGNHNSIFHVNRTEYMAAVASFVRSIRQ, encoded by the coding sequence ATGAGCATTCTTGACCATCCTGCAGTCAGCGGCCGATACCTCTTTCCTCAAGATCGGTTTGTCGATGATCCATTCTTTGTGGAGACAAGCGGTGCTGTATTGGCCTGCTATAGAAAAGTGATCGATCCAACTCAGTTCACCATGGTTCACTTCCACGGCAACGGAGAGGCCGTTGCCGATTACGTGCCCTTCTTGACCGATGTCTTCGCTGAAATGGGACTGAATTCCTTGTTCGTGGAGTACCGGGAATACGGTGGTTCGTCTGGCGAGGCACAACTTGTCGCGATGCTGGATGATGGCGAATCAGCACTGAACGCCGCGGAAATTCCTCCTGAGAAGGCGATCGTTTTTGGGCGGTCAATCGGTTCGCTCTACGCCATTGAACTGGCGCATCGTCAGCCGACGGTTGCTGGGCTGATCATTGAAAGCGGCATCGCCGATCCGTCGGAGCGGTTTCTGACATACGCGGATCTGCAGTCGGCTGGCTTCGACGAGGTAGATGTCAAGGCAGAAGTAAAGCGGCACTTCAATCACAAGCGAAAGTTGTCTGGCTACACAAAGCCGTTGCTGCAACTTCACACCGAAAACGATGGCTTGATCGACATCTCGCACGCCGAACGCAATCACAAGTGGGCTGGCTCGCGGGAAAAACGACTTGTCCGATTTCCTCACGGAAATCACAACTCAATCTTCCACGTGAATCGAACAGAATACATGGCTGCCGTCGCCAGTTTCGTGAGGAGCATCCGTCAATGA
- the rho gene encoding transcription termination factor Rho translates to MAKKKRTPRRGSGSNGQPGGNSGGGSGGGGSKPRTRRRRRGGSPGGPSGPNNNGGGEPADIPSDAPLEECEGILEMHPNGYGFLRSRDNNYSRERTDAFVPGTMIERFGLRQGVYIKALMQQARRQQGPRVREILDVDGLKPEDYPEVKSFDALTPINPECWLNLETAKRPITNRVIDLLAPLGKGQRALIVAPPRSGKTVMLQDIAAGISHNHPDLKLMVLLIDERPEEVTDMKRNVLGGEVIASSLDMDVESHVRLSQLVIDRARRLAELGQDVFLMLDSITRLARAFNKWVGRGGRGGATMSGGLDIKAMDIPKKLFATARAFQEGGSLTIVGTCLVDTNSRMDEAIFQEFKGTGNMEVVLDRRLADRRVWPSIDISQSGTRREELLHDEETYEAVTMLRRTLSSMHPCDAMEQLTKQLARFDSNEEFIKLISGAKTSL, encoded by the coding sequence ATGGCGAAAAAGAAACGGACCCCTCGTCGCGGATCAGGTTCCAACGGTCAACCCGGCGGTAATTCGGGCGGCGGTAGCGGAGGCGGCGGCAGCAAACCACGCACCCGCAGACGACGTCGCGGCGGAAGCCCCGGTGGACCCAGCGGACCAAACAACAATGGTGGTGGCGAACCAGCAGATATCCCCAGTGATGCACCGCTGGAGGAATGCGAAGGCATCCTGGAAATGCACCCCAATGGCTATGGTTTCCTCCGCAGCCGAGACAACAACTACTCCCGCGAACGCACCGATGCCTTCGTCCCAGGCACGATGATCGAGCGATTCGGACTGCGCCAGGGTGTTTACATCAAAGCTCTGATGCAGCAGGCACGACGCCAGCAAGGACCTCGGGTCCGTGAGATCCTGGACGTCGATGGCCTCAAACCGGAGGATTACCCAGAGGTCAAATCGTTCGACGCGTTGACGCCGATCAACCCCGAATGCTGGCTGAATCTGGAAACCGCAAAACGCCCGATCACCAACCGCGTGATCGACCTGCTGGCACCCTTGGGCAAAGGCCAGCGGGCCCTGATCGTCGCTCCACCGCGAAGCGGAAAGACGGTCATGCTGCAGGACATCGCCGCTGGGATCTCTCACAACCACCCCGATCTGAAACTGATGGTGCTGCTGATCGACGAGCGGCCCGAAGAAGTCACGGACATGAAACGCAACGTGCTGGGCGGCGAAGTCATCGCCAGCAGCCTCGACATGGACGTGGAAAGCCATGTTCGGTTGAGCCAGCTCGTGATCGACCGGGCACGTCGCTTGGCCGAACTCGGGCAAGATGTCTTCCTGATGCTCGACTCCATCACCCGCCTGGCACGTGCCTTCAACAAGTGGGTCGGCCGTGGCGGTCGCGGCGGTGCTACCATGTCGGGCGGCTTGGACATCAAAGCGATGGACATCCCCAAGAAACTTTTCGCCACCGCGCGCGCTTTCCAAGAAGGCGGCTCGCTGACGATCGTGGGAACCTGCTTGGTCGACACCAACAGCCGGATGGACGAAGCGATTTTCCAGGAGTTCAAGGGCACCGGTAACATGGAAGTCGTCCTGGATCGACGCTTGGCAGACCGCCGCGTGTGGCCATCGATCGACATTTCCCAAAGCGGAACGCGTCGCGAAGAACTGCTGCACGACGAAGAAACCTACGAAGCCGTCACGATGCTGCGTCGAACGCTCTCCAGCATGCACCCCTGTGATGCGATGGAGCAACTGACCAAACAACTGGCGCGTTTCGACAGCAACGAAGAGTTCATCAAACTGATCAGCGGCGCCAAGACGTCCCTGTAA
- a CDS encoding tetratricopeptide repeat protein, translated as MPFWPFRKSEPEQLTATELRDKLIEAAASGSGRKLRSLCKQYKTQVAEHMDVICKIPDGMLTDDRSIDQYFPKLAAVAQCLAHECGEPELWNKLCGDPADNPLMQMDHWYGEMPQRMERLEYEELIAEAKGFIGKVKSLRGGPARLNECYLNARLGQLLFHCGRVNEAIEPFSAALAICIENDDVEGQVAYLSSLLEVHRYLDDGHVVETAEQLLAARRRGGLPTEDIEKQLELLHKGEPLCRIVCLHDGRELELDEVNSLGEGRYQFLFRRNRISLQKATTLTSQGNELASSGQYAAALEKYHEASDIDPYDPDPVYQSGMCLIELGAYAKAREAFEEVERLAPGWFRCRADRWMADGLDQGTISNEEYLLVRTLDDGGLSDQEARSLVIQGVERCPDFAPLYLFLGNLCENEADCIATYRKGLELVEEPDLESRLLCALAGRLPPESPERKTLVERAVALKGSLVALASAKLMRLQ; from the coding sequence ATGCCATTCTGGCCATTCAGAAAAAGCGAACCGGAGCAACTGACTGCAACGGAGTTGCGTGACAAGCTGATTGAGGCCGCAGCCTCGGGGTCTGGACGAAAGCTTCGTTCTCTCTGCAAGCAATACAAGACGCAGGTGGCAGAGCACATGGATGTGATCTGCAAGATTCCCGATGGAATGCTGACTGATGACCGCTCGATCGACCAGTACTTCCCAAAACTTGCGGCGGTCGCGCAATGCCTTGCCCATGAATGTGGCGAGCCCGAACTGTGGAACAAACTCTGCGGTGACCCTGCCGACAACCCTCTGATGCAGATGGATCACTGGTATGGTGAGATGCCTCAGCGGATGGAACGATTGGAATACGAGGAGTTGATTGCTGAGGCGAAGGGTTTTATTGGGAAGGTAAAATCACTTCGCGGTGGCCCCGCACGTCTCAATGAGTGTTATCTCAACGCCCGCCTGGGTCAGTTGCTGTTCCATTGCGGCAGAGTCAACGAAGCCATTGAACCATTCTCGGCCGCTCTGGCGATCTGCATCGAGAACGATGATGTCGAGGGCCAAGTCGCCTATCTGAGCAGCTTGCTTGAGGTCCACCGCTATCTGGATGATGGCCATGTCGTCGAAACGGCCGAGCAATTATTGGCAGCACGACGCAGGGGAGGCTTGCCGACCGAGGATATCGAGAAACAACTTGAGTTACTGCACAAGGGAGAACCACTCTGCCGAATCGTCTGCCTTCATGATGGTCGAGAATTGGAATTGGACGAAGTGAACAGCCTTGGTGAGGGAAGGTACCAGTTCTTGTTTCGTCGCAATCGCATCTCACTCCAGAAAGCGACTACGCTCACCAGCCAAGGGAACGAGCTAGCGTCTTCGGGGCAATACGCGGCCGCTTTGGAGAAATATCACGAAGCCAGTGATATCGATCCGTATGACCCCGATCCGGTCTACCAAAGCGGCATGTGCCTGATTGAACTCGGTGCGTACGCCAAAGCACGAGAAGCGTTTGAAGAAGTGGAACGGCTGGCACCCGGTTGGTTTCGTTGCCGGGCGGACCGTTGGATGGCAGATGGTTTGGATCAGGGGACGATCTCGAACGAAGAGTACTTGCTTGTCCGAACTCTGGACGACGGTGGTTTGAGCGATCAGGAGGCGAGGTCGCTCGTCATTCAGGGCGTGGAGCGATGCCCAGACTTTGCGCCCCTGTACTTGTTCCTCGGGAATCTATGTGAGAATGAAGCCGACTGTATTGCGACCTACCGCAAGGGACTGGAGCTTGTGGAAGAACCCGACTTGGAAAGTCGTCTGCTGTGTGCGTTGGCCGGGCGGTTGCCACCTGAGTCGCCTGAACGAAAAACCCTCGTGGAGCGAGCGGTCGCATTGAAAGGGAGTCTTGTCGCGCTGGCCTCTGCGAAGCTGATGCGGTTGCAATGA